The region TTTCTTCGGTGCGGTCGGGGTGACGGCGCTGCTGGCCGCCACGCCGGCGTTGGTGGGGCGTGAAAACATCGTCCAGGCCGGGGCCATCAGTATGCTGACGGTGCGTTTTGGCTCGATTCTGTCGCCGGCGATTGGGGGCCTGGTGATCGCTCACTCCGGCGTGATGTGGAACTACGGCCTGGCGGCGCTGGGCACTTTACTGACGTTGATCCCCTTGCTGCGTTTGCCGCAGTTAGCACCGCCGCCACAACCGCGCGAACACCCGCTGCGCGCGTTGGTCGGTGGTTTCGGCTTCTTGTTCCGCAACCGGGTAATCGGCATGGTGGCGTTGATCGGCGCGCTGCTGACCATGGCCAGTGCTGTGCGGGTGTTATATCCGGCGATGTCCGGCATGTGGCACGTCAGCGCTACGCAATTGGGCTTTATGTATTCCGCCGTCCCGCTCGGCGCGGCGATCGGCGCGTTCACCAGCGGCCGGGTCGCTCACGTAGCGCGGCCGGGCTGGATGATGTTGACGACGGCGATAGGCGCGTTCGTCGCCATCGGTCTGTTCGGTCTGATGCCGTGGTACGGTTTAGCGCTGTTTTTCCTGGTGATTTTTGGTTACCTGAGCGCGGTGAACTCATTGCTGCAATACGGGCTGATTCAGAACCTGACGCCGGATGCCTTTCTGGGGCGCATCAATGGCCTGTGGACGGCGCAAAACGTCGTGGGCGACGCGTTGGGGGCGTTACTGCTGGGGGCAATGGGGGCGTTTATGCTGCCGGCGATGACGTCGACCCATTTTGGTTTTGGGGTAGCGGTGCTGGGTGTGGTACTGGCTTTCGCCATGCGCGGCTTGCGCCAGGTGGGCAGCGGCGGGCAGGAAGAAAGCCTCCGGCCCGCCAGCGAGACTAGCGAGAAATAAACTGTTTTTCCAACAGCGTCAGCAAGTTGCCGGCGCTGTAATAATCCAGCCGGAAGGTATCGTTGCCCAGCGCGTAAACCCGTTTATGTTGCACCGCCGGCAGGTGAGCGAGAAAAGGATTGGCCAGCAGGCGCTGCGTGTCGGCGTCGCCGTTGGCGAACAGCATCAGCGTCTGGCCGTTCAGGCCTTCCGCCAGGTTCTCGCCGCTCAACTGAATGATGTCCTTACGCACCCCCATGCTGCGGCTGTTGTTCAATTTGGCGGGCGGCACCGCCAGGGTGAAACCGAGCTGTTTCAGCATCTGCCCCTGGGACGATTCGGCGGTCCACAGATTGGCGGTTTTGCCGTCCGAACCGAACACCAGCGCGGAGACCGGTTGTTCAGGCAGGGTCATCCGTTGTTTCAGCGCTTTTTCACGCGCATCAAAATTGCCAATGATCTTATGCGCCTGGGCTTCATGCCCGGTGGCCTGGCCCAGTTCTGCGGCCAGTTCCTGCCAGCTTTTGTCGTCGTAATTGACCACCAGCACCGGGGCGATGGCAGAGAGCTGATCGTACAGGCGCAGGGCGGAATCGGCACCGGTGGCTGACATGATAATCAGATCGGGGGCAGCCCCCGCGACGGCTTCCGCATTGGGTTCGCCGACGTACAGACGTTTGACGCCGCGCCGTGCTGCGATGTCACTCCATTGACGGAAAAACCCCTGTTTGTCCGCCAGACGGCTGCCGGGCGTGGTTGCCCCACTGGCTACCACCGGCGCGTCGATGGCCAACAGGGTGCCGGTGACGGTAACGCTGGTAGAAACGATGCGGGCAGGGGGCTGATCGAGGGTGACCACGCCGTGTGAGGTTGCAATGTTACGCGGCCAGCCGGTATCGGATGCGTGAGCGGCGCTGATTGCCGCTAGCCCGAACAGCGCCAGACCGAAGATCAGATTCGTCTTCATAAAGGAAGTCCCTAGGTTTTAAATAGTAATACTTATCATTTATATAATTTATGCTGCTGACTTTCTACCCCGATGATAAGGAGAAGAGCTGTTTACAATTATTGACATGGCAAATTTCCAAGGGTACTTTAACGCGGTCAAACATAAATGATAATCATTATTATGTTTATTATCATTAACGAAGATGAATGGAGTACCGATGAGCGTGACTGTAAAGGGTGCCGGCCAAAAGAAACCGCAAAGCAAGGGGAGCGAACTGAATACTGCAGGCGTTTCGCCCACCTCGGGCTTCTTCTTTACCTCTCCTTTCCGTAGCCTGAGTACCCAGGGCTGCTTCGCGAAAATCACGCTGCCCGCAGCAGGTGGGGACCAGGTGAATGGGGAGTTCCAGCGAGAAGTACGGCACGCTTTCGCCGAAGCGAAACTGGCCGGCGTGAAGAACCCGGTACTCTGTGGCGCCATTCCTTTTGATACTCATCAACCTTCAGCGTTGTTTATTCCCCAGCAAACTCAGTGGTTTGAGCGCGATGCCTTTTTGGCCGGCGTAACGCCGCCGCAGGATGCCTTGCCGGAAATTACCCGGCAAACCGAAGTACCTGCCCGGCAGCCCTTCATGCAGATGGTTGCCGATGCGGTGCTGGCTACCCGTGGCGACCGGTTGGATAAAGTGGTGTTGTCGCGCTTGCTGGAGATTGAAACCCGCGAACCTGTTGATTGCCGGGCGCTGATGGCGCGAATCATCGCCCAGAACCCTAACGGTTTCCACTTCCACGTACCGCTGGAGCAGGGGGCGCTGGTAGGCGCCAGCCCGGAATTGCTGTTGCGCAAATCCGGCGCGCAGTTCCATTCCAATCCGCTGGCCGGCTCTGCCCGCCGCGATGCCGATCCGCTACGGGACCGTGACATCAGCCAACAGCTATTGGTGTCGGACAAAGACCTTTATGAGCACAAGTTCGTCACCGAAGGGATGCGCCAGGTATTGGCCGACCGCTGCCGCCACTTGAACATCCCGTCATCCCCTGAATTATTGAGCACCACCACGCTGTGGCACCTGTCTACGCCTATTGATGGCGAAGCCGCCAGCCGGGCGGAAAATGCGCTTTCGCTGGCCTGCCTGTTGCACCCGACGCCGGCTTTGTGCGGCACGCCAACCCGGCTTGCGCACCAGGTGATCAAACAGCTTGAACCCTTTGATCGCGGCCTGTTCGGCGGCATTGTCGGCTGGTGTGATGCCGAAGGCAACGGCGAGTGGGTCGTGACCATTCGTTGCGGCACAGTGCAGGGCAATCAGGTGCGGCTGTTTGCCGGCGCCGGCATCGTGCAAGACTCTTCGCCGGAATCCGAATGGCGTGAAACCGGCACCAAACTCAGTACCATTTCGCGGGCGTTTGGCCTGAACCAAGGATAGGCATACCCATGAGCATTGATTTTACTCCCTGGCCTGAGGCGTTGGCCCGTCGCTATCGCGAACGCGGTTATTGGACCGACCGGCCATTGACCGACATTATTGCCCGCCAGGCCAAAAATGACGCCGTGGCGCTGATCGATCCGCAATGCAGCCTGAGCTATCGCCGGCTCAATCAACTTTCTGACCGGCTGGCCGCCGCGCTGCAACGCCGGGGCATGCAGCGCGGCGATACCGCTCTGGTGCAGTTGGGCAACGTGGTCGAGTTCTATGTGACCTTCTTTGCGCTGCTGAAAATTGGCGTGGTGCCGGTGAATGCGTTGTTCAGCCACCAACGCAACGAACTCAAGGCTTATGCCGCACAAATCAAGCCCGCGCTGCTGATTGCCGATCGCCGGCATGGCCTGTTCGGCAACGACGAATTCCTCACGGCGTTTCGCGCCGAAAATCCTTCATTGCGCGTAGTAGGGCTGCGCAGCCAGGCGGAAGGCGAGCAGTCGCTGGCCGCCTGGCTGGAAGAGGACGCCGACGATTTTATCGCGACGCCGACCCCGGCTGACCAGGTGGCGTTCTTCCAGCTCTCCGGCGGCAGCACCGGGACGCCAAAGCTGATCCCGCGCACCCACAATGATTACTACTACAGCATTCGTCGCAGCGTGGAAATTTGCCATTTCGATGTGCATACCCGCTACCTGTGCGCGCTGCCGGTGGCGCATAACTACCCGATGAGTTCTCCGGGCGTGCTCGGCGTGTTTTACGGCACCGGGCTGGTGGTGTTCGCCAGCGATCCGGATGCCGGGCAATGCTTCGGTTTGATCGAGCAGCACCAGATTAACGTGACGGCGCTGGTGCCGCCGGCGGTGACGCTGTGGCTACAGGCAATCGAAGAGTGGGACGGTGGGCAACCATTGGCCAGCCTCAAACTGTTGCAGGTGGGGGGCGCCAAGCTGAGCGAGACCCTGGCCGCGCGCATTCCGGCGGAAATCGGCTGCCAGTTGCAGCAGGTCTTCGGCATGGCGGAAGGCCTGGTGAATTACACCCGGCTGGACGATGACGACCGGCATATTCTCACCACTCAGGGCTGCCCGATGTCGCCGGACGACGAACTGTGGGTGGCCGATGACGAGGGTAACCCGCTGCCGGTGGGGCAAACCGGGCGCCTGATGACCCGTGGCCCTTACACCTTCCGCGGTTATTACCAAAGCCCGGAACATAACGCCGCCGCCTTTGATAAAGACGGTTTTTACTGTTCCGGTGACCTGATCAGCCTGACTGAAGACGGCTATGTGAAAGTGGAAGGGCGTCAGAAAGATCAGATTAATCGCGGTGGGGAGAAGATCGCCGCCGAGGAGATCGAAAACCTGCTGTTGCGCCACCCGGAGGTGATCAATGCGGCGCTGGTTTCCATGCCGGATGAGCTGATGGGCGAGAAGAGTTGCGCCTTTATTATCGCCACCAACGCGCTGAAGCCGGTGGTGCTGCGCCGCCATTTGCGTGCGGAGGGCGTGGCCGAATTTAAATTACCCGACCGCTTTATACAGGTCGATACGCTGCCGCTCACCCCGGTAGGCAAAGTGGATAAAAAACGGTTGCGTCAACGCCTGGAGGCGCAACCACTGACTCAGGCCCAGGGAGAATAAGTCATGGCCATTCCTAAACTTAATGATTACGCGCTGCCGACTCAGGCTGAGCTGCCGACCAACAAAGTGAGCTGGGCGGTAGAACCGCAGCGGGCTGCGTTACTGATCCACGATATGCAGCAGTATTTCCTGAATTTTTGGGGTGAAGACAGCCCGCTGATTAAACAGGTGGTAGAGAACATCGCTAACCTGCGTCGTTACTGCAAATCACAGGGTATTCCGGTGTTTTACACCGCGCAGCCTAATCAGCAAAGCGACGAAGACCGCGCGTTGCTGAACGATATGTGGGGGCCAGGGCTGAATAAACACCCTGAGCAGCAGGCGGTGGTTCAGGCTCTGGCACCGGAAGATGACGATACGGTTTTGGTGAAGTGGCGTTACAGCGCCTTCCACCGTTCGCCGCTGCAGGAAATTCTGCAGGAGTCAGGGCGCGATCAACTGATCATTTGCGGCGTGTATGCTCATATCGGCTGCATGACTACCGCTATCGATGCCTTTATGCGCAATATCCAGCCGTTTATGGTGGCCGATGGCCTGGCGGATTTCTCCCGCGACGAACACCTGATGGCGCTGCGTTACACCGCCGGCCGCTGTGGCCGAGTGGTGACGACTGCCGAACTGCTGCCGGGCATCGCCAGTAAAGCTGCGCTGCGCCGGCAAATTATGCCGTTCCTCGATGAAGACAGCGAAGAGATGGGCGACGATGAGAACCTGATCGACTACGGTCTGGATTCGGTGCGTATCATGGAGTTGGCCGCGCGCTGGCGTAAAATCCGCAGCGATATTGATTTTATCGCGCTGGCCAAGAACCCGACCATTGACAGCTGGTGGGCGATGTTGTCGCAGGGGAAATCCTGATGGGCAAAGCAGGGGATTTTGCCGGTAAGCGGGTCTGGGTTACCGGCGCGGGTGCCGGTATTGGCCTGGAGACGGCGTTGGCGTTTGTAAGAGCCGGTGCAGAAGTGATTGGCTTCGACCTGCGTTTTGGCGAACCGGAATACCCGTTTCGCACCGAAGTGCTGGATGTCGCGGATAGCGATGCGGTAGACAGTCTGTGCGGGCGTTTGCTGGCAGAGCAGCCGGCGCTGGACGTGCTGGTGAACGGGGCGGGCATTTTGCGGATGGGGCTGGCGGATGAGACCAGTACCGCAGACTGGCTGGCCTGCATGGCGGTCAATGCCGGCGGGGCGTTCAATATGTTCCGCCATGCCTTGCCGGTGTTCCGTCGCCAGCGGCGCGGCGCGATTGTCAGCGTGGCTTCAAACGCGGCCCATGTGCCGCGCGTCGGCATGGCGGCCTATTGCGCCTCCAAGGCGGCGTTGCGCAGCCTGTGCCAAACCGTAGGATTGGAAATGGCGCCTTATGGCGTGCGTTGCAATCTGGTTTCACCCGGGTCGACCAACACGCCGATGCAACGCGGCATGTGGCAGGATGAAAGCGGTGAACAAAACACCATCAACGGCTTCCCGGCGCAGTTCAAGCTGGGTATTCCATTGGGCAAGATCGCCCAACCGCAGGAAATTGCCGATGCCATTTTGTTCCTGGCTTCCGATCGCGCCAGCCATATCACCCTGCAGGATATCGTGATTGACGGCGGGGCGACGCTGGCGGCCTGAGATACCAGTTTATTTAGGGTGTGTGACCATAACCATAGGGCGCTGCTTGCAGCGCTCTCCCTAATAACAAGCCTTGTTGGCTGTTTGAAGGCGCAGGGGAATTTGGGGATGATGATTTATGGATGACAGATGCGAAAAAAGCGCCAAAAGGCGCTTTTTTCTGTATTGGTGGGTCGTGCGGGATTCGAACCTGCGACCAATTGATTAAAAGTCAACTGCTCTACCAACTGAGCTAACGACCCGCAGAAGTGGTGGGTGATGACGGGCTCGAACCGCCGACCCCCTCCGTGTAAAGGAGATGCTCTACCAACTGAGCTAATCACCCACTTCAGAACTTCCGGGTACTGCCAAACAAGAGAATGAGTGGTGGGTGATGACGGGCTCGAACCGCCGACCCCCTCCGTGTAAAGGAGATGCTCTACCAACTGAGCTAATCACCCTCATTCTTCTCATTTCTTACTGCTTTACTGCTCAACAAGATGGTGGGCGATGACGGGCTCGAACCGCCGACCCCCTCCGTGTAAAGGAGATGCTCTACCAACTGAGCTAATCGCCCCGTCTTGTTGGAGTCGCATTATAGGGATAGTTGAAAGTGAGTCAACGGTTTTTAAAATGATTTCAATCGTTCGCCGCAAATTTAAACAGGATGCGATATTTATCACCGCCAACGATGATTCTTTGCACATTGTTATGCGAAATGCGCCGCAGCGATAACGAAAACCGGTGCGGCAATATCGTGTCGGCGTTGAGGAATTAGCGGGGGGTGGTACAATGTTGCCCACTTTTTTCAATTCCGAGCAATCGTCGGCAACCGTCGACCCGCATTGCGTAATAAGGCAGTGAAACCAATGAAAATCAAAACCCGTTTTGCACCGAGCCCAACCGGCTATCTTCACGTCGGTGGCGCCCGTACTGCGCTTTACTCCTGGTTGTTCAGCCGCCATTCGGGCGGTGAGTTCGTTCTGCGTATCGAAGATACCGATCTGGAACGTTCCTCGCAGGACGCTATCGACGCAATTATGGATGGCATGAATTGGTTGAACCTGGATTGGAACGAAGGTCCGTACTTCCAGACCAAGCGTTTTGACCGTTATAACGCGGTGATTGACGACATGCTGGTGCAGGATACCGCCTATAAATGCTATTGCTCGAAGGAACGTCTGGAAGCGCTGCGTGAAACGCAGATGGAAAACGGTGAAAAACCGCGTTACGACGGCCACTGCCGCGACAGCCAGGACAGCCATACCGATGACGAGCCGTGCGTGGTGCGTTTCCGTAACCCGCAGGAAGGTTCGGTTATCTTCGATGACAAGATCCGCGGCCCGATCGAATTCAGCAACCAGGAGCTGGACGATCTGATCATCCGCCGTACCGACGGTTCGCCAACCTATAACTTCTGCGTGGTGGTGGACGACTGGGATATGGAAATCAGCCACGTGATCCGCGGCGAAGACCACATCAACAACACCCCTCGCCAGATCAACATTCTGAAAGCGCTGGGTGCGCCGGTGCCGGAATATGCGCATGTCTCCATGATCCTGGGCGACGACGGCAAAAAGCTGTCAAAACGCCACGGCGCGGTGGGCGTGATGCAGTACCGCGATGACGGCTACCTGCCGCAGGCGCTGCTGAACTATTTGGTGCGCCTGGGTTGGTCCCACGGCGACCAGGAAATCTTCTCTATTGATGAGATGAAAGAGTTCTTCACCCTGGAAGCGATCAACAAATCCGCCAGCGCTTTCAATACCGAGAAGTTGCAGTGGCTGAATCACCATTACATTAACCATATGCCGGCGGAAGAAGTTGCGGTGTATCTGGCGTGGCACGTTGAGCAGCTTGGCATTGAGACTCGCAACGGCCCTGAGCTGAAAGATATCGTCAAACTGCTGGGCGAGCGTTGCAAGACGCTGAAGGAAATGGCCGAGTCCTGCCGTTACTTCTATGAAGACTTCAGCGAATTCGACGCTGACGCTGCCAAGAAGCACCTGCGCCCGGTGGCACGCCAGCCGCTGGAGGCGGTACGCGCCAAACTGGCCGCTATCAGTGCCTGGACGCCGGAGAACGTGCATGACGCGATTCAGGGCACCGCTGATGAGCTGGGCGTGGGCATGGGCAAGGTTGGCATGCCGCTGCGCGTAGCGGTGACCGGCGCCGGTCAGTCACCGGGTATGGATGTGACCGTGCACGCTATCGGCCAGGCGCGTTCTTTGCAGCGTATCGACCTGGCGCTGGCTTACATCGCCGGGCGCGAAGCTCAGGCCTGATAGATTTGCCCCATGCCGCCAGGCGGTTAGCCGGCGGCAAGATGACGCGATAACAGATAAAGCCTTGTGGAGCGATCCGCAGGGCTTTTTTTATGCCTGGCTGATTTTTATCCGCAATGGCGATTTTTTAGCGCTAAACGCGCTGATTTGGCGGCTTTTTCAGCGCTTGATCGAGTAATTCAATTTAGCCGTTGACAGTGTTTCGGGGGTTTCATATTATGCGCCCCGTTCACAGGATTTTGTGTTTGTGGATTGGGGCTATAGCTCAGCTGGGAGAGCGCTTGCATGGCATGCAAGAGGTCGACGGTTCGATCCCGTCTAGCTCCACCAACCTTTATCTCAGAAGGGTTGGGGAATACCGTAACGCCGGTCAAAGCGTACCACTTTTGTGGGGCTATAGCTCAGCTGGGAGAGCGCTTGCATGGCATGCAAGAGGTCGACGGTTCGATCCCGTCTAGCTCCACCACCATTTAAAAAGCCGACCTCCGGGTCGGCTTTCTGTCTTTCCTGTTTTCTAAACTGTGGGCAATAAAAAAGGCCGCCGAAGCGACCTTTTCGTTGTTGCCGTTTCGGCTTAGCCCAGAACCAGGCCCGCGATGGACGCAGACAGGAGGCTGACCAGCGTGGAACCGTAAACCAGCTTCAGACCAAAGCGGGACACTACGTTGCCCTGATTCTCATTCAGCCCTTTAATCGCACCGGCCACAATACCGATGGAAGAGAAGTTGGCGAAGGAAACCAGGAACACCGACAGAATGCCCAGGCTGCGTGGCGACAGCTCGGCAGAGACTTTCTGCAGCTCCATCATGGCCACGAACTCATTGGAGACCAGTTTGGTCGCCATGATGCTGCCCACCTGCAAGGCTTCGTGTTTAGGAATCCCCATAATCCAGGCGAATGGATAGAAGAAGTAGCCCAGAATTTCCTGGAAGCTCAGGCCGAAGATGGCGCTGAACAGGCCGTTGAGCGCAGCGATCAGGGCAATAAAGCCGATCAGCATGGCGGCAACGATAATAGCTACTTTGAAACCCGCCAGAATGTATTCACCCAGCATTTCGAAGAAGCTCTGGCCTTCGTGCAGATTGCCCAGATGCAGTTCTTCTTCTTTACTGGTGTCATACGGGTTGACCAATGACAGCACGATAAAGGTGCTGAACATGTTCAGTACCAGCGCCGCAACCACAAACTTGGCGTCCAGCATGGTCATGTAAGCACCCACGATCGACATGGAAACCGTAGACATCGCGGTTGCCGCCATGGTGTACATGCGTTTTTCCGACATCTTGCCCAGGATATCTTTATAGGCAATGAAGTTTTCAGACTGGCCCAGGATCAACGAGCTGACGGCGTTAAACGACTCCAGCTTGCCCATACCGTTTACTTTTGACAGCACGGTACCAATAATCCGGATGATAAACGGCAACACTTTGATGTATTGCAGAATACCGATCAGCGCAGAGATGAAGACGATCGGGCACAGTACCTTCAGGAAGAAGAAGGCCAGACCTTTATCACCCATACCGCCGAATACAAAATCAGTCCCTTGCCCAGCAAACCCGAGCAGCTTGTCGAACAGCGCCGCGAATCCTTTTACAAAGCCTAAACCCGCTTCCGAATGCAGGAAAAAATAGGCCAGCAGTACTTCAATAACCAACAGTTGAATAACGTAGCGAATGCGGATGTTTTTACGGTCGCGGCACACTAACAGTGCCAAGATCGCAACCACCACCAACGCTAACGCAAAGTGCGCAATATGGGACATGTTTGCTCCAAATTTGAGGCAGGCTGAATTTCGGATGTCATTTTATGTAACGCCACGTTTAAAAACGAGAGGTCCATTGCAAATATGGAAAATCGCAGTGGGAAACATCCTAAATTATTATAATAAGCCACAAAAAATCAAGATGTTACTGAATCCATACGAAATTCCTATTCTTGTGCTAATTTGATTAGCAGGCGTATTTCGTCTGGAATATGGCTTGGCAGAGGGCCGAAAAGCGTAATCTGCACGTTACACCCTTCGTTAAAACCTGAGTTATCCCCGATTGCAGAGATAAGTTTTACCGTTATAAATGCGCTTGATAATTATTATCATTTAAATAAGATAACCCTTAGTTTATCAGACGTAAGGGTTCAGGGTATGCCAAACAGTCGCGTGGTTGAGAACACCCGTCGCCCATCCAGAAAAATCAAACTGTCGCTGATGGGGCCCGCATTTATCGCGGCCATCGGTTATATCGATCCCGGCAATTTCGCCACCAACATCCAGTCCGGTGCCTCTTTGGGTTATAGCCTGCTGTGGGTCGTGGTCTGGGCCAACGTTATGGCCATGCTTATCCAACTGCTCTCCGCCAAACTCGGTATCGCCACGGGCAAAAACCTGGCGGAGCACATCCGCGATCGCTTTCCGCGCCCGGCCGTATGGGCTTATTGGGTGCAGGCGGAAATTATTGCGATGGCCACCGATCTGGCGGAGTTTATCGGCGCGGCGATCGGTTTCAAACTGCTGTTGGGCGTTACGCTGCTTGAGGGCGCCATCCTGACGGGGATCGCCACTTTTCTGATCCTGACGCTGCAAAAACGCGGTCAAAAACCGCTGGAGATGGCGATCGGCGGGCTGCTGCTGTTTGTTGCCGCTGCCTATATGGTGGAACTGGCGTTTTCCCAGCCGCAACTTGGCCCGCTGTTAAAAGGCATGGCGATCCCGGATCTGCCGAATGGCGATGCGGTATATCTGGCTGCCGGCGTGCTGGGCGCGACCATCATGCCGCACGTGATTTATTTGCATTCATCCTTAACCCAGGCTGTCGGCGAGAATTCAAAGGCGGATCGGTATGCGTCCACCAAGGTCGATGTCGCCATCGCCATGACCATCGCCGGTTTTGTTAACCTGGCAATGATGGCAACCGCCGCCGCCACCTTCCATTTTAGTGGGCACAGCGGCGTGGCCGATCTTGATCTGGCCTATCTGACACTGCAACCGGTGCTGGGCCAGGCGGCGGCGACGCTCTTCGGGCTGAGCCTGGTGGCCGCCGGTCTGTCTTCCACCGTCGTGGGGACGCTGGCAGGGCAGGTGGTGATGCAGGGATTTGTACGCTTTTACATTCCGCTGTGGGTGCGCCGGGTGGTCACTATGCTGCCGTCGTTTATCGTCATTATGCTGGGGATGGATGCCACGCGCATTCTGGTGTTGAGCCAGGTGCTGCTGAGCTTCGGCATTGCATTGGCGCTGGTGCCGCTGCTCGCCTTTACCGGCAACCGGGAGCTGATGGGGGAGATGGTGAACAGCCGCAGCATACAGACGCTGGGCAAGCTGATTGTGTTGGTGGTCGTCGGCCTGAATGGTTATCTGCTGGTCAGTTAGCGTTTTTCTGCCGGTGGGGGGACGTTTTCGGTCGATAAAAGTGAGATGTACCCTGAGGCCCACGCACCTCAACCGAGCAAGGGGCCCAGGGCGGGGTCCCTTGCAAC is a window of Serratia plymuthica DNA encoding:
- the entS gene encoding enterobactin transporter EntS; this translates as MSKPSVLLDFGLLKTNGAFRAVFCARFISILALGLMAIAIPVQIQALTGSTLLVGLSVTLAGSGMFAGLLMGGVLADRYERRRLILFARSTCGIGFIGLCLNAALPAPSLTAIYLLAVWDGFFGAVGVTALLAATPALVGRENIVQAGAISMLTVRFGSILSPAIGGLVIAHSGVMWNYGLAALGTLLTLIPLLRLPQLAPPPQPREHPLRALVGGFGFLFRNRVIGMVALIGALLTMASAVRVLYPAMSGMWHVSATQLGFMYSAVPLGAAIGAFTSGRVAHVARPGWMMLTTAIGAFVAIGLFGLMPWYGLALFFLVIFGYLSAVNSLLQYGLIQNLTPDAFLGRINGLWTAQNVVGDALGALLLGAMGAFMLPAMTSTHFGFGVAVLGVVLAFAMRGLRQVGSGGQEESLRPASETSEK
- the fepB gene encoding Fe2+-enterobactin ABC transporter substrate-binding protein codes for the protein MKTNLIFGLALFGLAAISAAHASDTGWPRNIATSHGVVTLDQPPARIVSTSVTVTGTLLAIDAPVVASGATTPGSRLADKQGFFRQWSDIAARRGVKRLYVGEPNAEAVAGAAPDLIIMSATGADSALRLYDQLSAIAPVLVVNYDDKSWQELAAELGQATGHEAQAHKIIGNFDAREKALKQRMTLPEQPVSALVFGSDGKTANLWTAESSQGQMLKQLGFTLAVPPAKLNNSRSMGVRKDIIQLSGENLAEGLNGQTLMLFANGDADTQRLLANPFLAHLPAVQHKRVYALGNDTFRLDYYSAGNLLTLLEKQFISR
- a CDS encoding isochorismate synthase — protein: MSVTVKGAGQKKPQSKGSELNTAGVSPTSGFFFTSPFRSLSTQGCFAKITLPAAGGDQVNGEFQREVRHAFAEAKLAGVKNPVLCGAIPFDTHQPSALFIPQQTQWFERDAFLAGVTPPQDALPEITRQTEVPARQPFMQMVADAVLATRGDRLDKVVLSRLLEIETREPVDCRALMARIIAQNPNGFHFHVPLEQGALVGASPELLLRKSGAQFHSNPLAGSARRDADPLRDRDISQQLLVSDKDLYEHKFVTEGMRQVLADRCRHLNIPSSPELLSTTTLWHLSTPIDGEAASRAENALSLACLLHPTPALCGTPTRLAHQVIKQLEPFDRGLFGGIVGWCDAEGNGEWVVTIRCGTVQGNQVRLFAGAGIVQDSSPESEWRETGTKLSTISRAFGLNQG
- a CDS encoding (2,3-dihydroxybenzoyl)adenylate synthase, with the translated sequence MSIDFTPWPEALARRYRERGYWTDRPLTDIIARQAKNDAVALIDPQCSLSYRRLNQLSDRLAAALQRRGMQRGDTALVQLGNVVEFYVTFFALLKIGVVPVNALFSHQRNELKAYAAQIKPALLIADRRHGLFGNDEFLTAFRAENPSLRVVGLRSQAEGEQSLAAWLEEDADDFIATPTPADQVAFFQLSGGSTGTPKLIPRTHNDYYYSIRRSVEICHFDVHTRYLCALPVAHNYPMSSPGVLGVFYGTGLVVFASDPDAGQCFGLIEQHQINVTALVPPAVTLWLQAIEEWDGGQPLASLKLLQVGGAKLSETLAARIPAEIGCQLQQVFGMAEGLVNYTRLDDDDRHILTTQGCPMSPDDELWVADDEGNPLPVGQTGRLMTRGPYTFRGYYQSPEHNAAAFDKDGFYCSGDLISLTEDGYVKVEGRQKDQINRGGEKIAAEEIENLLLRHPEVINAALVSMPDELMGEKSCAFIIATNALKPVVLRRHLRAEGVAEFKLPDRFIQVDTLPLTPVGKVDKKRLRQRLEAQPLTQAQGE
- a CDS encoding isochorismatase, with the translated sequence MAIPKLNDYALPTQAELPTNKVSWAVEPQRAALLIHDMQQYFLNFWGEDSPLIKQVVENIANLRRYCKSQGIPVFYTAQPNQQSDEDRALLNDMWGPGLNKHPEQQAVVQALAPEDDDTVLVKWRYSAFHRSPLQEILQESGRDQLIICGVYAHIGCMTTAIDAFMRNIQPFMVADGLADFSRDEHLMALRYTAGRCGRVVTTAELLPGIASKAALRRQIMPFLDEDSEEMGDDENLIDYGLDSVRIMELAARWRKIRSDIDFIALAKNPTIDSWWAMLSQGKS
- the dhbA gene encoding 2,3-dihydro-2,3-dihydroxybenzoate dehydrogenase, encoding MGKAGDFAGKRVWVTGAGAGIGLETALAFVRAGAEVIGFDLRFGEPEYPFRTEVLDVADSDAVDSLCGRLLAEQPALDVLVNGAGILRMGLADETSTADWLACMAVNAGGAFNMFRHALPVFRRQRRGAIVSVASNAAHVPRVGMAAYCASKAALRSLCQTVGLEMAPYGVRCNLVSPGSTNTPMQRGMWQDESGEQNTINGFPAQFKLGIPLGKIAQPQEIADAILFLASDRASHITLQDIVIDGGATLAA
- the gltX gene encoding glutamate--tRNA ligase, whose protein sequence is MKIKTRFAPSPTGYLHVGGARTALYSWLFSRHSGGEFVLRIEDTDLERSSQDAIDAIMDGMNWLNLDWNEGPYFQTKRFDRYNAVIDDMLVQDTAYKCYCSKERLEALRETQMENGEKPRYDGHCRDSQDSHTDDEPCVVRFRNPQEGSVIFDDKIRGPIEFSNQELDDLIIRRTDGSPTYNFCVVVDDWDMEISHVIRGEDHINNTPRQINILKALGAPVPEYAHVSMILGDDGKKLSKRHGAVGVMQYRDDGYLPQALLNYLVRLGWSHGDQEIFSIDEMKEFFTLEAINKSASAFNTEKLQWLNHHYINHMPAEEVAVYLAWHVEQLGIETRNGPELKDIVKLLGERCKTLKEMAESCRYFYEDFSEFDADAAKKHLRPVARQPLEAVRAKLAAISAWTPENVHDAIQGTADELGVGMGKVGMPLRVAVTGAGQSPGMDVTVHAIGQARSLQRIDLALAYIAGREAQA
- a CDS encoding NupC/NupG family nucleoside CNT transporter, with protein sequence MSHIAHFALALVVVAILALLVCRDRKNIRIRYVIQLLVIEVLLAYFFLHSEAGLGFVKGFAALFDKLLGFAGQGTDFVFGGMGDKGLAFFFLKVLCPIVFISALIGILQYIKVLPFIIRIIGTVLSKVNGMGKLESFNAVSSLILGQSENFIAYKDILGKMSEKRMYTMAATAMSTVSMSIVGAYMTMLDAKFVVAALVLNMFSTFIVLSLVNPYDTSKEEELHLGNLHEGQSFFEMLGEYILAGFKVAIIVAAMLIGFIALIAALNGLFSAIFGLSFQEILGYFFYPFAWIMGIPKHEALQVGSIMATKLVSNEFVAMMELQKVSAELSPRSLGILSVFLVSFANFSSIGIVAGAIKGLNENQGNVVSRFGLKLVYGSTLVSLLSASIAGLVLG